In the Acidobacteriota bacterium genome, GTTAGATACGCTGTTTATTGGCATGCTTAACGTGAACAATTAGCTCGCAATCGTTAAAAGGTACAACTACCCTCGTGAGTAGATCGCTCACTAACGGCGCGCAGTTTAGTCTGCCGAACTTATGGTGTCAATAAGTTTCAGTAAATAATTGTCCGGCAGTTAGTTGTGCCGAAGGATTTCTGCCGGGGCAAGTTTGCCTGCTGACGAAGCAGGATAGATGGTCGCCAATAAGCAGATTCCGATTGCCAAGCCCGTTACCCAAACGCAATCAAAAGCACGTAATTTCAGCGTTATGTGCGAAATTGAATAAATTTCTGCAGGAATGGAGATCAATTGGTAATGATTAGCGAGAAAACTGACAGCGCTTCCCAGCAACAAACCCGCTCCTGCGCCGACAATTCCAATAATCAGCCCCTGCAACAAAAAAATTTGGCGAATGGAATTGGGATTGGCTCCCTGGGCGCGAAGAATGGCGATGTCCCTGTGCTTTTCAATCACCATCATCGTTAAAGTCGTGATGATGTTCAGTGCTGCAATCACGATCAGGAGCGCGAAAAAAATAATGATGACACGATGTTGTAGTTGCAAGGCGGCGAACAATGGCCGGTTCAGCTCCTGCCAGTCGGTGGTGACAAATCCCTTGCCGGCGATTGCCAGAACCTGTTGGCTGAGCTCTTTGACGCGATCAATATCGCGGACTTTCATGCGAATTACACCCGCTGTGTCGCCATTGCCGGTCAATCGCTGAGCGGCGTTCAGCGTGATGTACGCCCATTTTGAATCGTACTGATACCACCCCGAATCAAAAATGCCGATGATCGCGAATTTTTGGTAGCGCGGTCTGGGTTGCAGACCGATTGGAGTCAGGCGGCTGATGACGGAAATAGCAGTTACTTCGTCGTCAAGACTTACTCCCAGAGCCTTGGCCAATTGTTGGCCGATGATGAGTCCTTCAGTGGCGGATTCCTCATCCGATTCCGTCGGTTCTTTTGGACCTGGCGCAGGCAATTGGCCGGAGCCTTGAACTGTGATTGAAGGGAGGTCGTTCGTGCCGCTGACTTTAGAGTCTATGCCCTTGAGGACGGCCTGTTCCTCTCTGCCATTAACACTCAACAGGACAGGCGCATAGATCGTTGCAGAGGCTTCGACTATACCGGGAATTTGACGAATACGCTCAGTCAATTCTTTGTAATTTTCGATCCCGCTGTTGTCTTCTTTGAGCAGGTTCAGGTGATCAGTACCGGCAAGAATTTTTTCCTGAACGCTGCTGCGAAAACCGTGAATCATGGCTTGCGCGATCAACAACGCCGCGACGCCGATTGTGATCCCTGCCACGGCGATAGCTGTAATTGCTGAAACAGTGGCTTGCTGCCGCTTGGCTCGCAAATATCGCAGGGCAATGAAAAGTTTGAACGACATCAGGGCTAATTGAACTTGATGTTGGGCTGCGCTGCAACTTCCCACCCCGGCCGGGAATCTGGCGGACCGAAATCCATTACGCGCAAATTCAAACCGCCACCGGCTCGATGCTGGACTCGGAATCTGGATTCAATCGGGTCTGGGTCGGGTAATCGAATGGGCGAAATTTGCACCAGATACCGCACTCCCAACCGTTTCCATTGCTCCCAGTTCCCAGCAGGATTGTCGAAAGTCGTGGTTTTGTTTCCTGTGTAAAGATGAACCAAGGCAGGATTGGGTGTAGCAATCGCTTCGGTTTTCGGCAGGTTGTCCGCTGACCATTTCATAATCGCTTCGTTTTCATCAAAAACCCTCATCCATCTGGGACGTTGCGAAGCGATGTCGGCGTACTTCCTGCCGATGTAATCGAAATTGCCAACCAGATTGAATGTCGCCAGCAAAATCGCCACGATCGTTGCCCCGATCCACGACGGAGGCGGCAATTTCCTCTGTGTCATTCGCCGGTATAATCCTAAAACCAATTTCAATCCCATCAAAAAGTAAAACAGCAACAGCGGCAAGGATGGCAGCAGGAAGCGGTACGGCGGAAAAGGCCAGGCGATGATCGTCAAAACCGACAGCGGGAATGCAGACTCGGCGAACGTGGTTTTTTCTCGTACGACCGAAACGAACCCTGCGATGACCAAACCGAAAGCCAATAGCGAAAGCAATAATTGTGCAATGTCTCCGCGCTCCGCCAAGCCCTGATTGAGAGCAGGGAAGAAGAACGGAAAGATAATCCCGCCCATATCGCTCGCAGCCATGCTGCTCAGATTATTCCAGAACCGTCCTGGCAACTCAGACATCGAAATCCGGCCAGCGTTTTCGTGTCCCGCCAACCGATCCCAGAATTGTTCTGAGTAAGGCCTGACAATATACGTGTTTACTTCAGCCCGCTGTTCAGGCGTGGGCGCTTTCGCGCGCGAATATAGCGTCCAGGAACCTGCCATCAAGGCAACGCCAACGGCGAAAACTGCCGCTGATTTGAACAGTCGTTCTTTAGTCAGATAAACCAACGCCGCCAAGATCAACCCGGCGGCCATCGAACGCGTGAGAAATGCCCACGAAGCCGCCGCCGCTGCCAGCGTTGCGTACAACCAGAATCGGTCGCCGTCTTTTTCTGCTGCGCAGCGCTCGACAGCAATCAAGGTCGCCATCTGCGCCAGAGCGAAAACGCATTCCGACATCACCGATCCCGTCGCTATAAAGGCCAACCCCGGATTCAGCGTGACAGCGGCGGCAATTGTCAGCGCCAGATACGTGGGTAAGTTTCGATAACGCGCGAAGTAGTAGTAACAGGCTGCGCCAGCCAACAGCATCGCCACAACTGAAACCGATTTCAGCAGCCAGAGGTTTTGCGGAAACTGCGGCGCAATACGAAAGGCCAATGACAGCAAAAATGGGAATGCAGGAGGGTACAGCGGCATAATTCCCTGCGAAGGGGAATTGATCAATGTGTATCCCTGCCCGGTCGCCAATGATTTTGCCAGCAATACATACCAGGCATCGTCCTGAAACATCCCAACTACTCTATCCATACGCAAAATGTAGATAAGCAAACTGAGCGCCACCAACGCCAGACTGATGATGACTAGAATCGTCTGAGGTGTGAGCTTTCTTTTGGGTACGGTGGTCAAGGGAGAAGCGGGTGACTCCTGGACAGACTTCTTCTGCCTGCCTTTTAAGACTGATTGTTTGTTCATCGGGTATTCCTTCATGCCTGGCCCAGCGACCGCTTTGACCGGCACGTTCGTCAGTGAGTTTTTGTATCAATCAATATGGATAGCGATAAGAGGTCGTCAAATCAGCGGTTTGAGCGCTATTTTGCTTCCGGGCGCATATGCGGGAACAAAATCACGTCGCGGATGGAAGGCTGATTGGTCAGAATCATCACCAACCGGTCAATGCCGATTCCTTCGCCGCCGGTTGGAGGCATGCCGTAACTCAGCGCGCGAATATAATCTTCATCCATAACCATCGCTTCTTCATCGCCGCGTTCGCGCTGGTTCATTTGCTCCTCAAAGCGGCGGCGCTGTTCGACCGGATCGTTCAGTTCCGAAAATGCATTGGCCACTTCCATGTTGGCGACGTACAACTCGAAGCGTTCCACAAAACGCGGATCGTCGGCTTTTTGTTTCGACAGCGGAGACAACTCGGTCGGAAATTCCGTGATAAACGTCGGATGGATCAGATGCGGTTCGACCACGTGCTCAAAAATCGCGCCGAGCAATTGCCCGTCGTTCAACTTCGGATCGAAACCTAAATCCAGCGCCGCCGCTGCATCCTCCAATTGCGTGCGATCCATCAACCCTTCCAGCGTTGGCCGTGTGGCGTCGTTCGGCCAGTGCTGCAAAACGGCTTCGCGCATAGTCAAGCGCTGCCAGTTATCGAAATCAATGATGTGATCTTTGTACGGCGTTTGTCGCAAGGCACAAACTTTGTCCACCAATCTTTTGATGAGTTCTTCAGTCAAATCCATCAGGTCATTGAAATCCGCGTACGCCTGATAAAACTCCAGCATCGTGAATTCCGGGTTGTGTTTATACGAAATGCCTTCGTTGCGGAAGTTGCGGTTGAGTTCGTACACGCGCTCGAATCCGCCGACGATCAACCGTTTCAGGTACAGTTCCGGCGCGATGCGCGCGTACAGGTCAATGTCCAGCGCGTTGTGATGTGTGACAAACGGCTTGGCTGCCGCGCCCGTCGCTAGTGGCGTCAGCATTGGCGTTTCGACTTCGACAAAATCGCGCTCATCGAAAAAGTGGCGCACTTCGCGAACGATCATTGCGCGCCGCTCGAAGATTTCGCGGCTGGTTAATTCGCCTGGCTGGCGTTCGTGAATTGCGCTGCTGGCAATCAAATCCACGTACCGCTGGCGGTAGCGCAATTCCTTGTCCGTGACGCCGTGATATTTGTCCGGCATCGGCAGCAAAGCTTTTGACAGAAACTGAAGTTGGGTCGCGTGAACCGACAACTCGCCGGTTTTGGTGACGAACAAATAACCCTTAACCCCAATCCAGTCGCCAAGATCGAGCTTTTGATATAACTCCCAGGCAGCGTCGCCGACATCGTTTTTGCGAATGTACGCCTGCAAGGCCGCCAGCCCGTCGGACAAATGCACAAAGGCGGCTTTGCCCATCAAGCGCATGGTCATAATTCGCCCGGCGATGCGGACTTCGCCCGCCTCCGCCGCTTTCAGTTCCGTGTTGGTGTTGGCAAGCTCGGCCTCTTCTTTTTTTCCTGCGAAGCTGTGGTAGCGTTTGACCAGTTCAGTAATTTTATGGGAACGGTCGAAGCGATTGGTATAAGCCGGGTGGCCGAGCGCCGCAATTTCTTCCAGATGGCGGCGGCGTTGTTGAATCTGGTCGTTATCCTGATCGAGCAAAGTTGTGAACTCCTCAAAAAATGTAGGTCGAACTGTCAGTTTGACCTGTTTGGCCGGAATAATTTTCCGGACCCGGAATGCGCATTTGTTTGAAACGAGACAAACTGACAGTTTGTCCTACTGATGCGCTGGTATTGATGATGACGATGCGACGTGTTATTTGAGCGGCGATTATAGAAATGCCTATTTAAGAGTGTCAACGAAGCCGTTTACGAAGCGGTAGTTTCAAGCGCGATCACGTTTTCTCAATTCGTTTCCAAGAGTTTCGTTCCTCAAAAGGAGTTAGCCATGTCGAAGAAATCGCAGTTGGCAGTTGTTACTGCTGTCGCAATGTTGTCGTTTTTGTCAATGGCGGCGGTTTTCAACGTTTCCGGGCAAAGCTCGCGCGACAAGGAAAAAGACGCCGAAGTGCAGTGGGAATACATGGTTGTCAGCGGTGGCACTGTCAACTTGAGTGGCGTCAGCGATCTGAGCCGTAAACAGCCGGATAACGCCTTTGCGGGTGAAGCCTCCGTTTTGCAGCGCAATCTGGACAAATTGGGGCAGAAAGGATGGGAGTTGGTGACGGTTCATGGTTCGCCAGCTCAGCCGGTGTATTACTTGAAACGCCAGAAAGGTAATCACTGAGGCAGTGAAACGTCATTCTCACATTGTGGCGGCAATTTCGTTGCTGGCGGGGCTGGTGTTGTTTGTGTACATCACTCGCCGGATCGGATGGCAGGAAATTGCCGAGCGAGTCCGAACCATCGGCATCGGATTTCCGCTGCTGCTGGCTGTATCGGCGCTGCGGCCAGTGGGTCGGGCCTGGGCCTGGTTTCGTTGCTTTGAACCGCAAACTCGAACCGAAGAACTTGGGGGATTCTGGCCTGTGGTGCGCGCTCGGTTGGCGGCGGATTCAATGGGCGCGGTGACTTCTGCCGGACCGTTTGTGGCTGAACCTTCGCGCGTGTTCTTTTTTGGCGGCAGAGTTCCCATCGGTTCGGCGTCGGCTGCGGCGGCGGTGGAATTGCTCAGCTACACTGCGTCCTGTGGACTATTGCTGTTGGGCGGAATGCTGGCGCTGTTGTTCGGCATCGAACTCGGCCAGCAATTCAGATGGATTTTGATCGCTGCGATTGCTGTGGCGATTTCGTCGCTGAGTTTGATGGCCATCATCTTCAGCCTGAAGTTCGTGGTTGTGGAGCGGTTTTGCGAAGCGCTTAAAACACTGATTCCGGTTCCGCGTTTTCATCGCCTGCTGGATAAAGAGTTGCATCAATTGCTGGAACTGGAAGAATACGTATTCGATTTTTTCCGCAAACATCCGAAAGATTTTCTGTGGGTGATGCTGGGCGAATCCCTCTTTCATCTGGGCGGAGTCGCGGAAATCTTTCTGACTTTGAAACTGACTGGAACCAACGCGACCTTTCTGGCGGCGTTCGTACTGGAAGCATTGAACCGGTTGATCAATTTGCTGTTTGCATTTGTTCCGGCCAAAGTCGGCGTGGACGAAGCGGGAAGCGCCTGGCTGGCGGAGGCGCTGGGATTAAGTTCCGCCGCCGGAGTGACGCTGGCGATTTATCGAAAACTGCGACTGTTGTGCTGGACGGCAATCGGGTTGGTTTGTCTGGCGACGCTGACAAAAAGCGCAAAACAAAATGAACGATCAACAGAACCTAAATCCTCCAACGCTCGCTGACCGGCTTCTCAATTTGCTGTGCATTTTTACCGTTGCCATCGGGATGATTTACTGCAACGGCGGCATTGGCGTCGGTTCTTCAAACCACGTCGGGCTGTTGCCGGTCGTGCGCCGCATTCTCGATCCCAATTATTTACCCGGCGATTTCAACATCGCGCTGCGCTTTTATCATCATCGAGCCTTTGCTTACCTCGTGGCCGGAGGTTCCTCGCTGCTTGGCGAAGACCGCGCGTTGATTGTTCTGGGCGTGTTGGCGATGCTGGCAATCAGCGCAGGATTGTTCGGGTTGTGTGCCCAACTTGGGTTGTCGCGTTGGGGATTTCTGGCGGTTGGCGCGTTCGTTGCGACGCGGTTTTTGTGGACGGGAAGAGGATTGGAGCTCAATGAATTTCTGGGCGACCCGGAAGTTATGCCGCCGCACCTGGCTCATGCCTTGGTGCTCTTTGTGTTGATTGCATTGATTCGGGAAAAATACAGGCTGGCGATTTTTTTGACTGGCTTGGTCATCCTGTTGCACCTGCAAATCGGCATCACGCTGGCGCTGATGACTTCGCCGCTGTACCTGGTCAAGTTGCGCGATTTCGGATGGAAAGAAACGGCCTTGTTGCTTGTGTTGGCGATTCTTCCAGCTTCACCGGCATTGTGGCACGTCGCGCACATGTTTCAGCGAGGCTTGGCCAGTTCGACGATTTCATCAGCCTACTACATTGATTTTCGCCATCCGCATCATTTTGAATTGCTTTCCGCCGCCGCCGCATGTTGGGTCGCCGGTCATCTGGCAGTGATTGCAATTGCGTGGGTAACCGACCGGGAGCGCAGACATCCCCGTCCGCCTGTAACCGTTCCTGATACTTCCTTATTTAAGTCTCCTTTTGGCAAACTTTTAGTATGTTGTCTGGCGCTCGTTGGATTGTGCCTGATCCATTTCACCGATTACTACCTGATCAAAAGCGACAAGGTCGCCCAAATTCAGTTCCTGCGCGTTTCGCCGTTGATTACGGTTCTTGGTGCAATCTGTCTGGTCTTGCTGATTCAACGCTGGTTGCCGAATCAAAAGCTCCTTGCGCTGGCAAATGTTGGTTTGATTGCGGCGGCTGCGGTTTGGGGATTTTATTCGCCGCGTCGCGCCGAAGTGCCGTATTACTTCGGCGTGAAACGCTTTGCGGAAGAAAAATCAAACTGGGTGGATGTGGCTTTGTGGGTGAAAACCAACGGCCCGCGCGACACTGTTTACCTGGTTCCGCCAGGGAGAAATGGATTTTCAGTGCTGGCGGAACGCTCTATCGTCGCCGAATTTAAGCTGAATCCGGACGGTTCGATGTTTCTGGACGAATGGTTCAAACGCTTGCGCGACCTTTCCGACGGCGAATTGCCCAATGGCAGAGGATTCGACAATCGCCGTCCGCTCGACAAAGCGTTCGCCAAACTGACGAACGAACAACTGCTGGCGCTCAGCCGGAAATACAACGCGGATTTCGCCGTGCTTTCCAAAGATTCCAAAGCGAAGTTCGAAGTTGTTTATCAAAACAAGGATTATCGCCTCGTCAGATTGAAGTAGTCAGGTTTGGCTGATAAACCTCCCACGAAGGCACACGAAGCATCACGAAGGAAACACAGGCAGATCGTTCTTCGTGTTTTTTCGTGTGCCTTTGTGGGAGAAGGGCTACGTTGCTATTCGACGCGATAGTTTGGAGCTTCCTTCGTAATAATTACGTCGTGGACGTGCGATTCTTTCAGGCTCGCTGCCGTGATCTTCATAAAGCGTGCCTTTTGTTGAAGCTCGTGGATTGTCTTGCAGCCCGTGTAGCCCATACCAGCCCGCAAGCCTCCCACTAATTGGCCAACCAGCGCTGCCAGTGAGCCTTTGTAGGTCACGCGGCCTTCAATCCCTTCGGGAACCAGTTTGTTGTCGGTCTCTACTTCCTGTTGCGCGTACCGATCCCTGCTGCCTTCTTTCATCGCCCCCAGGCTGCCCATCCCGCGATAGGCTTTGAAATTACGGCCCTGGTAAAGAATGATTTCGCCCGGTGATTCATCGGTGCCGGCCAGCAATGAACCAATCATCACCACATCGGCTCCGGCGGCGATGGCTTTGGTGATATCGCCGGAGTATTTGATGCCGCCATCGGCGATGATCGGAACGCTGGAGCCTTCCGCGCCGCGAACGGCTTCGGTAATGGCAGTGATTTGCGGAACGCCCGCGCCACTGACCACGCGCGTTGTGCAAATCGAGCCAGGGCCAATGCCGACTTTGACGGCGTCCACGCCAGCGTCAATTAAGGCGCGCGCGCCTTCCGCAGTGGCGACATTTCCGGCAATCAACTCGATTTCCGGGAAACGGCGTTTAACGGTTTTAACCGCTTCGACGACGCGTGAACTATGGCCGTGAGCAGTGTCTATCGCCAACACGTCCACGCGCGCTTTGATCAATTCGACCGCGCGTTCCAGAAAATCACCCGTCGCTCCGATGGCGGCAGCGCAGCGCAACCGGCCAAGATCGTCTTTGGCGGCATTCGGATATTTGATGGCTTTCTGGATGTCTTTGACGGTGATCAACCCTTTCAGGTGATATTGGTCGTCAACAACCAAGAGTTTTTCGACGCGGTGACGCTGCAAAATTCCTTCGGCCTGTTGCAGCGTTGTGCCGACCGGAACGGTAATCAGGTTGTCTTTGGTCATGACTTCGGCCAGCGTCAAATCCAGCCGCGTTTCAAACCGCAAATCGCGATTGGTCAAAATGCCGACCAACCGTCCGTCCCCTTGAACAATCGGCACGCCGGAAATCTTGAAGCGCTTCATCAACTCCAGCGCCTCGCGAATTTTGCGGTCGGGCGTCATGGTCACGGGATCAACGATCATGCCGGATTCGCTGCGTTTGACCTTGTCCACTTCGTCGCGTTGCGATTCGATGGAGAAGTTTTTGTGAATCACGCCGATCCCGCCCTGCTGGGCGATGGCGATGGCCATCGGCGCTTCGGTGACGGTGTCCATCGCCGAGCTGATAACCGGAATGTTCAGGTTAATACGGCGCGTCAGCCGTGTGGATGTGTCGGTTTCAGTTGGTAAAATTTCGGAATACGCCGGAACCAGCAACACATCGTCAAATGTCAAAGCTTCGATCAGATTATTATTCACCATAAGAACTCAAGATAAACAAAAGCCGCGCGAGTTGGCGCGGCGGGTTCACAATTCAGTGGAAACGAATTTTTGCGGCAGACGGCGCGGGGCAGGTTCGTGCCCGGCCAGCCTTTTTGCTCGCCTGGCCTTCCATTGGAAAGCGACCGAGCGGGAAATCAAAAATTTACTCAAGAAATCCTTGATAGTTGTCTTTCGAGATAACGACATTGTCAACAACTTGACCTTTACGGTTGGGAACAAGTTTTTCCAAACTGACCCGTTTGCCATTGACCGTAATGTTCAGCGCAGGCAGGTTGCCTATTCTGATGAAAGAGATTTTTTCGGTTGCCAGGAATTCATGGCTACTGCCTTTGGCAATGGTGACTTGGTCATTTTTGCCGCCATCGGTGCGAAAACTGATCCAGCAATCTTCCGTGTTGGCAGTCAATTGAACCCGCAATCCATTAATCGTTTCCGGTGTCGGCGAAGCCTCTGGCGTTGGGGTGACACTCGGTTCGGCAGCAGCCGTTGGCGATGGTGTCGCCAACGGTGGTGGAGTCGGGATTGGTTCCGAAACTGTATGTTCCGAAGCGGGCTTAAACGCCAACCAGGCCGCGCCGCCCGCTGCCGCCAGAATGATCACCACGATAAGCGTAAAGAGAAAACTGTTTCCGGACGATCTGGACTCGAGTTCATCCGCCAATCCTACGTATGAAGTCTTTGCCGGTTCACCGCCACGCTCCGCCAATTGCTGATCGTAAAGTCGGACGGCCTGGTCCTCATCCATGCCCACTTGTCGCGCGAATTTGCGGACGAAGGCGCGATTGAACACCCCGCCGGGAAGGATTTTGTAATCGTCGTTTTCGATCGCTTCCAGAAAGCGGCTGCCCAGGCGAGTGGCCTCTGCGATTTGATTGATTGTCAGGCCGCGTTCTTCACGCGCCTGTTTTAGTTGCTGGCCCAGTGTTGCCATTGACGAAACCCCGGTGCTTCAAAAGTGAACTGTCTGAAGCGAAAAAATTGAATTGACCACCTAAACCAACGATGGCTGGAATCTTATGTAATTCGTTTGCGGCTGTCAATTTTCGGCCTTTCCAGCGCTCTTTTTCAGCGATTGAGCTGTTCCTCCAGCCGCGATTTGTCCGTGACGGGAGCTTCGCAATAAAAATTCCGGCAAACGTACGCCGTCGCTTTGCTTTCGATTTGCGTGCGGCCTTCCAGCAATTTGATTTTTTCCATCGCTTGATGATCTGCGGGGTCAGCCAACGCAACGACTTTGTTGGGCTGATAGCGTTTGAAAACCGAATCCACCAGTTGGCGAGTATCTGCCGCTTCGGGCAAACCGACGATGGCAATTTCATACGGCGAGGATAAGCTGAAATCCAGCGCACAGAGCAGGTGGCCAAACGCTGTGGGTGAG is a window encoding:
- a CDS encoding ABC transporter permease, whose protein sequence is MSFKLFIALRYLRAKRQQATVSAITAIAVAGITIGVAALLIAQAMIHGFRSSVQEKILAGTDHLNLLKEDNSGIENYKELTERIRQIPGIVEASATIYAPVLLSVNGREEQAVLKGIDSKVSGTNDLPSITVQGSGQLPAPGPKEPTESDEESATEGLIIGQQLAKALGVSLDDEVTAISVISRLTPIGLQPRPRYQKFAIIGIFDSGWYQYDSKWAYITLNAAQRLTGNGDTAGVIRMKVRDIDRVKELSQQVLAIAGKGFVTTDWQELNRPLFAALQLQHRVIIIFFALLIVIAALNIITTLTMMVIEKHRDIAILRAQGANPNSIRQIFLLQGLIIGIVGAGAGLLLGSAVSFLANHYQLISIPAEIYSISHITLKLRAFDCVWVTGLAIGICLLATIYPASSAGKLAPAEILRHN
- the lysS gene encoding lysine--tRNA ligase, whose amino-acid sequence is MLDQDNDQIQQRRRHLEEIAALGHPAYTNRFDRSHKITELVKRYHSFAGKKEEAELANTNTELKAAEAGEVRIAGRIMTMRLMGKAAFVHLSDGLAALQAYIRKNDVGDAAWELYQKLDLGDWIGVKGYLFVTKTGELSVHATQLQFLSKALLPMPDKYHGVTDKELRYRQRYVDLIASSAIHERQPGELTSREIFERRAMIVREVRHFFDERDFVEVETPMLTPLATGAAAKPFVTHHNALDIDLYARIAPELYLKRLIVGGFERVYELNRNFRNEGISYKHNPEFTMLEFYQAYADFNDLMDLTEELIKRLVDKVCALRQTPYKDHIIDFDNWQRLTMREAVLQHWPNDATRPTLEGLMDRTQLEDAAAALDLGFDPKLNDGQLLGAIFEHVVEPHLIHPTFITEFPTELSPLSKQKADDPRFVERFELYVANMEVANAFSELNDPVEQRRRFEEQMNQRERGDEEAMVMDEDYIRALSYGMPPTGGEGIGIDRLVMILTNQPSIRDVILFPHMRPEAK
- a CDS encoding flippase-like domain-containing protein — protein: MKRHSHIVAAISLLAGLVLFVYITRRIGWQEIAERVRTIGIGFPLLLAVSALRPVGRAWAWFRCFEPQTRTEELGGFWPVVRARLAADSMGAVTSAGPFVAEPSRVFFFGGRVPIGSASAAAAVELLSYTASCGLLLLGGMLALLFGIELGQQFRWILIAAIAVAISSLSLMAIIFSLKFVVVERFCEALKTLIPVPRFHRLLDKELHQLLELEEYVFDFFRKHPKDFLWVMLGESLFHLGGVAEIFLTLKLTGTNATFLAAFVLEALNRLINLLFAFVPAKVGVDEAGSAWLAEALGLSSAAGVTLAIYRKLRLLCWTAIGLVCLATLTKSAKQNERSTEPKSSNAR
- the guaB gene encoding IMP dehydrogenase is translated as MVNNNLIEALTFDDVLLVPAYSEILPTETDTSTRLTRRINLNIPVISSAMDTVTEAPMAIAIAQQGGIGVIHKNFSIESQRDEVDKVKRSESGMIVDPVTMTPDRKIREALELMKRFKISGVPIVQGDGRLVGILTNRDLRFETRLDLTLAEVMTKDNLITVPVGTTLQQAEGILQRHRVEKLLVVDDQYHLKGLITVKDIQKAIKYPNAAKDDLGRLRCAAAIGATGDFLERAVELIKARVDVLAIDTAHGHSSRVVEAVKTVKRRFPEIELIAGNVATAEGARALIDAGVDAVKVGIGPGSICTTRVVSGAGVPQITAITEAVRGAEGSSVPIIADGGIKYSGDITKAIAAGADVVMIGSLLAGTDESPGEIILYQGRNFKAYRGMGSLGAMKEGSRDRYAQQEVETDNKLVPEGIEGRVTYKGSLAALVGQLVGGLRAGMGYTGCKTIHELQQKARFMKITAASLKESHVHDVIITKEAPNYRVE
- a CDS encoding helix-turn-helix domain-containing protein, whose product is MATLGQQLKQAREERGLTINQIAEATRLGSRFLEAIENDDYKILPGGVFNRAFVRKFARQVGMDEDQAVRLYDQQLAERGGEPAKTSYVGLADELESRSSGNSFLFTLIVVIILAAAGGAAWLAFKPASEHTVSEPIPTPPPLATPSPTAAAEPSVTPTPEASPTPETINGLRVQLTANTEDCWISFRTDGGKNDQVTIAKGSSHEFLATEKISFIRIGNLPALNITVNGKRVSLEKLVPNRKGQVVDNVVISKDNYQGFLE